Below is a window of Gilliamella sp. ESL0405 DNA.
TTTACTAATTTATGTATAGTACATATTGGATTAATTGACTCGTTATCCTTTTGCCATTCAATTAGTTTCATCGAATTATTTAGTGCTTCTTTATAATTATCAATAAATTGTTCTATACATTTTTTATTTGTTTCGTTATATCCTTTAGCATATTTTTTCAAATAAGTCTTTGCTGTATCGCCTATTGATTTCTTACCCTTAGAATTGAATGGCTTAATGCACAAGTCAAAATGCAAAATGAACCATATTTCAAAACACGGATAAGTATAAATTGGAAAAATTTTTACTTTAGGTTGTTTAGAATTTTGATTCTCATAATTTATGAGTTCATTAATAAAATTCTTATCTTTAACCGTATCTAGATCAAATATGCAGAATATGTAATCAAATGGCTCATGATTTTGAATTGATTCCTCTGCGATTTTTATAGCATTTTTAATAATTCCAACACTATCAGTATATTCACTTTTTATTACTGATAGTGTCGATAAAGAAAACCTATTTTTTAATCCATCAAAATAAATCTTCTCCGAAACACCTTCTGTCAGTATCAAAATTTTGGGTATTATTTGTCTATAATTATTATTTCGTCTTATATCTTTTTTATTGGCCCGGATTTTCTTATTTTCATCGATTTTTTTCTTTTTTAAATCTTCACTTCCCATTAAAGACTCCCAGCTTTAATCTTTGAAAAATGGTGTAGCGCCATATCTTCCGCTTAAATAGCGTAACTCCCAATTTTCTCTATCATTTCTTGGACGGAAGTCTGATAAAGAATATAAAACTGATGCTTGTTCTGAATTTTTCTCAATAAAATAAATTTGGTCTTTTCTTAAATATTCAGAGTCAATTAAATGAGTATCATGTGTTGCAGCAATAAGCTGATTGTTTGTTTTTTGAAAACTATTTACAAAGTTTTTCACTAATAGTGGATGTAAATCAGAACCTAGTTCATCAATATAAAAAGCTTTTGACTCATAGATTAAATCTTTCATCATAATCGATGAAAGCTCAAGTAGCTTAATAGTTCCTCTTGATTCAAATTTTATCGGAAACTCAATTAAGTCATCATTATTATCTTTATGGTAGGTAGATATTTTATAAGTAAATTGGTCTTTTAAATTATCAAGTAATTTCTTTTTTATCTCTTCAGGAATATTATTATCATCAAAAAGAACTGATTCCATTTTTTTTTCATCAATGCTTAAGTCAACAATATTAATATCTTGAGAGCGAATAAAATCTAATATATTTTTTTTATAAGAATTATCATTGCAACACATCCTGGCTAAATCTATCATTTCAGGTTCTTCAGATAAGCCTTTCGCAAACCAATTATAAATAGGTTCTAAAAAGTGGGTATTTTCTTGAACTGCTTTTGATAAAAAAAGTACATTTTTAGCTGTTTTTCTTGCTATATCGTTAAAGATCCTTAATGGCTTCAAATCAGTACCAAAATTAAAGATATACTGGTCCTGAGTATCTAAAAATCTATCAAATATAAGCTTTTCGTACCGTTTTGGAAAATAAGAGAGATGTTCATTAAATATTCTGTCTTTATAAAATGAAATAGAATAGTTATATCGAATATTATTACAAAAAAAGTTAATTTCATAACGTGATGGAGAATGCCGACTTTCAGAATTTAATGCAAACTGAGGAGATGAGAGATCCCATAAATTATCATCAGGAGTAAATTTCAATGACTCTAAGACCAAACTTCTCAAGTGAGCGAGGGCTGTAATAAAATTAGACTTTCCTGATGCATTAGCTCCATAAATAATAACTGCTTTTAAAAGCTTAATTCCTTCTATAGGAGTATCAAATAAATTATCTTTATTATTATCATAGGGTGGTTCTGCAACCAAACTTAAAGTTTGGGGTTCTTTAAAAGAAAGAAAATTTTCTACAGTAAAATTAATAATCATTTATGGATCCTTTTTTGATGGATATTCTATCCATAATATTAGTATCTTTTATTCTAATATTATTGTCAATTATATGTAATACAGAAAATATTGATATCAAATAAGTGGGTTTGGAATTTTTGAGTAAATATCTCTAAAAAGATAGGAATAGCTAATTAATCTTATCCTTTAACTTGTTTTTAACTCATAACTTACCCTATGTTATTCAGAATACAGATAGAGTGTTTGCAATTGAATCAGTAAACGCGAAAGATTTACATAATTTATACAAGACATTTTTTAATTTAGATTGTAATGGCGGAAAGGTAGTACCAAAAATAAATGATATATTCAATGTAAGGGATTTTATTATATTAGAATATAATATTCCACTAGAACAGTTAATGATTTCTTTTTATCTTTACCTTGAAAGCCTTCTTTTAAAAAGATTGAAAGAAAAAGTTTCAACTAGCATAAATGAAGTGACCCCAAGTAATTGGTTGTCCAACTATTGGGGGTCACTTCATTAAGCTGTTTATAAGATAACAAATGATAACAACTAACTAGGTTATTCTGCAGGTATGTCTTTTATTTTCATATATGGTTCTAAATCACATAATAATAAAGCAAGCTCTTTTGTCTCGATTATAGGTAATTTTACAGCTTACTCGAATACTCTCATCTTAGCAAAACTAACCATTTACATTCCTCACGCCCCTAATAGATATTTGCGCCAGTTCGCTAGGGTTGCGAATGTTCGGGGATCAGCCTAGACGCAAATAATACTTTAATATACAGATATATACATTTAATTATTTTATACTTAGCAAGTACTTTTTTTGATTGTTAATGATTCTTTTAAAATTACTTTGAAATCCAAACATTATTTGAGATAAGGAGTGATTAAAAAATAGAACATCATTTTTTGAGAAATCATTACTTTTTTTATAATAAGAAACAACATTAGGAACATCTGAATATAATAACATTGCCTCATAATGAAGAACGCTATGCTTAATTGAATTAAAAAGATTATTAATGGTTTTTAAAAACTCAGTATTATCTTCATAATAATCAATACCATTACCAATGAGAATCTGTTTACAAAGCGGATAAGTGCTATTTTTTTTAGTTGAAAATAAATCTCCTATACAATCCACTTCAATTTTGTTTCTTGTCTTGAAAAGACTTTTATAACAAGTAACATATGTCAATTGAACCAGCTCATCAAATAAGCTTCTAATGGAAAGTATTAACCCTTCTGTTTTTAACCTATAAAGAATAAATGGATTTTGTTCTTGTTGCATTAGTTGATATGGATTTTGTAAATTTTTTATATTTTCTTCATGAAATTTTACAATATCTATAAATTCGTGTTGAATTAATAAATGCTTATTAACAATCATTAAAGACTGCAATTCTGGATTGGTAAATCTTTCTATTTCTTCATATTTTGGCATTTGAAGAAAACTATATGATTCAATTTGAAATTGTTTTATTGAACATTCCTTATTGTAAATATAATTTTCTTCAATCAAATTAGTTCTGGGGAATATATCCTCTTTTACAATCCATTGATCATTTTCAAAAACATATATCTGTCCTTTTGGTAATTTTTGACTTGGTAATTCTATATCAGTTGAGTTTGCAGGAAGTCCAATTCCTTTTTGTTGATAGTAATTATCTTCTTTATGTGTAAAAAATTTATCCCATTTATTATAGTGAAAAATGGTTACATATCGATCATACTCATAAAATTCTTTCCGCATAAGTATAGCTCCAATAAAGTATTACAATTTATTTCTTAACCAATCTCAGGATAGTAATATACTTATTACATAATCATACACTTTCAATATACATTAATTTATCTTGATATTTGTCAGTAAAAATAATTTTAGTTTGCTACACGGATAAATGTATCTTGTTGGTACTTACGGAATACTGAAATAGCCTTTAAGGCTTGATATTACTGTATTTTTTGTGTTTTAGTGGGGTTAAAAGAATCTTACGAAATAGTGAATTGGTGGAGCTGGCGGGAGTTGAACCCGCGTCCGAAATCTCTACATCCTTGGTACTACATGCGTAGTTTGTCTTTAAATTTCGCCTACCTGCTGCGGACAAACACGCTACCGATAGACTAGCTTGATTAAGTTTAATGCTTCCGCCCCAAGCAAGGCTTCCACACGATCTCGTTTGGGTTTGACTCCTCTTTATCCCCGTCCTACGAGCGGAGGCTAGGGAGAGAAGGCTCTATGCAGGTTATTAAGCTGCTAGTGCGTAGTTTTCGTCGTTTGCGACTATTTTTTTGCGGTTTATTTACGAGGCCTACCGCACCTCGGCATGCACCTTGGGTTTCGCAAATCCCGTCGAATCCAGAATCAGCCCCAATTGTGATTTGTTATTAACTAACAATATCGGGGCATTATAGGTCAATTCAAGGGGGAATACAAGTTAACCTAAATTTAGATAAGCCCCGTTTTCAGTTGGTTTTTCATCTTTTGCTGTGCTAAAAATCTTATCTACCACACTTTTAGTGACAGTATTAAGGTTGTCACCTGCACAGCGTTAATATAAGTTGGGCACCAACCCAATAAGCTTTAAATTAAAGGCACTGCGTTGATAACCATTGAAATTCTATCAAGACAGAAACCTACTATTACAAATAAAGCTAGCCTCCAATCCTGTCAAAAAGTTTCAGAAATACCCTATGTTTTAGTATAAAAGTCATCATTTAAAATAGAGAAGAACATAAAATCTTTTAATAGGAGATAATAAATAAAAGTTTGGAGGTTTTCTTTTAAAAGAATGATTACCGTTGCTTAAAGTTTTTGGTGATTAAGTGTGCAATACCGAATCCGAATATAGCGCATTAAGAATTAAGCAAGCCCCCAATCTTGTCAAGAAGTTTCAGAAATACCCTATGTTTTAGTATAAAAATCATCATTTAAAATAGAGAAGAACATAAAATCTTTTAATAGGAGATAATAAATAAAAGTTTGGAGGTTTTTCTTTTAAAAAGAATGATTACCGTTTCTTATAGTTTTCGGTGATTAAGTGTGCAGTGCCGAATCCGAATATAGCGCATTAAGAATTAAGCTAGCCTCCAATCTTGTCAAAAAGTTTCAGAAATACCCTACGTTTTAGTATAAAAATCATCATTTAAAATAGAGAAGAACATAAAATCTTTTAATAGGAGATAATAAATAAAAGTTTGGCGGTTTTTCTCTTAAAAGAATGATTACCGTTGCTTAAAGTTTTCGGTGATTAAGTGTGCAGTGCCGAATCGAATATAGCGCATTAAGAATTAAGCTAGCCCCCAATCTTGTCAAGAAGTTTCAGAAATACCCTACGTTTTAGTAAAAAACTTAATACTTGTTGATGTCGGGATTTAATTATTTATTTTTTTGTATGACAGTTTAAGCCGGGTTTTTTGTTAAATAGATAGAGAAATTTTATTTTTTTAAAAAAATTAAAAAATAATAACCATTATAAATCAACTGTTTATAATATTTTTTAATAAATATTATAAATTTTTTAAAATAAGTTGGAACTTTTTGTTATTACCGTTGTCTATATTATCAGATTACGTTAATTCATTTT
It encodes the following:
- a CDS encoding ATP/GTP-binding protein, producing the protein MIINFTVENFLSFKEPQTLSLVAEPPYDNNKDNLFDTPIEGIKLLKAVIIYGANASGKSNFITALAHLRSLVLESLKFTPDDNLWDLSSPQFALNSESRHSPSRYEINFFCNNIRYNYSISFYKDRIFNEHLSYFPKRYEKLIFDRFLDTQDQYIFNFGTDLKPLRIFNDIARKTAKNVLFLSKAVQENTHFLEPIYNWFAKGLSEEPEMIDLARMCCNDNSYKKNILDFIRSQDINIVDLSIDEKKMESVLFDDNNIPEEIKKKLLDNLKDQFTYKISTYHKDNNDDLIEFPIKFESRGTIKLLELSSIMMKDLIYESKAFYIDELGSDLHPLLVKNFVNSFQKTNNQLIAATHDTHLIDSEYLRKDQIYFIEKNSEQASVLYSLSDFRPRNDRENWELRYLSGRYGATPFFKD
- a CDS encoding RloB family protein, which encodes MGSEDLKKKKIDENKKIRANKKDIRRNNNYRQIIPKILILTEGVSEKIYFDGLKNRFSLSTLSVIKSEYTDSVGIIKNAIKIAEESIQNHEPFDYIFCIFDLDTVKDKNFINELINYENQNSKQPKVKIFPIYTYPCFEIWFILHFDLCIKPFNSKGKKSIGDTAKTYLKKYAKGYNETNKKCIEQFIDNYKEALNNSMKLIEWQKDNESINPICTIHKLVKLLENINQRNHEGYIFTKDHEEKFIELYI